In Hymenobacter gelipurpurascens, one DNA window encodes the following:
- a CDS encoding tRNA1(Val) (adenine(37)-N6)-methyltransferase — translation MANTYFQFKQFRIEQGQCAMKVCTDACVLGAVADIAQAQRILDIGTGTGLLALMAAQRNPKAQIEAVELDEAAAQQATANFSTSPWPTRLRVHAQSLGQYASTQPEAFDHIICNPPFFRHSLRSPDAQRTTARHTAEDSLTFAELTEFSAQFLTGLGQLTVLLPPPEMQHLEREAARVGLYPCARLIMRHRPGSKPLRHITTFSRQPQAPTTTDLPLHEATSEAYSTEFRELLRPFYLAL, via the coding sequence TTGGCAAACACCTACTTCCAGTTCAAACAGTTCCGCATAGAGCAAGGGCAGTGCGCCATGAAGGTGTGCACCGATGCCTGTGTGTTGGGTGCTGTAGCCGACATTGCCCAGGCACAGCGCATACTCGATATAGGCACAGGCACTGGCCTACTGGCGCTCATGGCGGCACAGCGCAACCCCAAGGCTCAGATTGAAGCCGTAGAGCTGGATGAGGCCGCGGCCCAGCAGGCAACAGCCAACTTTAGCACCAGCCCCTGGCCTACGCGGCTGCGGGTGCACGCACAGTCGCTAGGCCAGTACGCCTCCACGCAGCCTGAAGCTTTCGACCATATTATCTGCAATCCGCCCTTTTTCCGGCATTCGCTTCGCTCGCCCGATGCACAGCGTACTACCGCCCGGCATACGGCTGAAGACTCGCTCACTTTCGCGGAGCTCACCGAGTTCTCCGCTCAGTTCCTGACTGGCCTAGGCCAGCTCACGGTGCTGCTGCCGCCCCCCGAAATGCAGCACTTGGAGCGTGAAGCCGCCCGCGTAGGCCTGTATCCCTGCGCCCGCCTGATAATGCGCCACCGTCCCGGCAGTAAGCCCTTGCGGCATATCACTACTTTCTCCCGCCAGCCTCAGGCCCCTACCACAACAGATTTGCCCCTGCATGAAGCTACGTCGGAAGCCTATTCAACTGAGTTCAGAGAACTATTGAGGCCTTTCTATCTAGCCTTATAA
- a CDS encoding MarC family protein, whose protein sequence is MFSLKEIASVTLTLFAIIDILGSIPIIIQIRQREGKIKSEQATLVAGVLMITFLFLGQSILSLFGVDFQSFALAGAVIIFLIGMEMILGVELFRHNPLASTGSIVPLAFPIIVGAGTMTTLLSLRAAYQLPNILAGILVNLVFVYLVLKSSAWIERKLGKAGEDILRRVFGVILLAIAIKLFKSNF, encoded by the coding sequence ATGTTCAGCCTCAAGGAAATAGCGTCCGTTACGCTCACCCTGTTTGCCATCATTGATATTCTGGGCTCTATCCCCATAATCATTCAGATTCGGCAGCGCGAAGGCAAGATTAAATCGGAGCAGGCTACGCTGGTAGCGGGTGTTCTGATGATAACCTTCCTGTTTCTAGGCCAGAGCATTCTGTCGTTGTTTGGGGTTGATTTTCAGTCGTTTGCTTTAGCTGGCGCCGTAATCATTTTCCTGATTGGGATGGAAATGATTCTGGGTGTGGAGCTATTTCGGCACAATCCACTGGCTTCTACCGGCTCTATTGTGCCGCTGGCGTTTCCCATCATTGTGGGCGCCGGCACCATGACGACGCTGCTCTCATTGCGGGCGGCCTACCAGCTGCCCAATATTCTGGCGGGTATCCTGGTAAACCTGGTATTTGTGTATCTGGTCCTGAAAAGCAGCGCCTGGATTGAGCGCAAGCTGGGCAAAGCCGGCGAAGACATTTTGCGCCGCGTGTTCGGCGTAATTCTGCTGGCCATTGCCATCAAGCTGTTTAAATCGAATTTCTGA
- the rnhA gene encoding ribonuclease HI, whose amino-acid sequence MIYLFTDGSSRGNPGPGGYGAILRFGQHEKELTQGFRLTTNNRMELLAIIVGLEAINRPELPITVVTDSKYVVDSVEKKWVFGWLNKPDFGKKANEDLWRRFVKVYKQRTVQFRWVRGHNGHPENERCDQLAVRSALNGPLLIDEGYESLCS is encoded by the coding sequence TTGATTTACTTATTTACCGATGGCTCCTCGCGGGGCAACCCGGGTCCTGGCGGCTACGGCGCTATTTTGCGCTTCGGCCAGCACGAAAAAGAGCTAACCCAGGGCTTCCGCCTGACCACTAATAACCGTATGGAGCTGCTGGCCATCATCGTAGGCCTGGAAGCTATCAACCGCCCAGAGTTGCCCATCACCGTCGTCACCGACTCTAAATACGTGGTGGACTCCGTAGAAAAGAAGTGGGTTTTCGGCTGGCTCAACAAGCCCGACTTCGGCAAAAAAGCCAATGAGGACTTGTGGCGCCGCTTCGTGAAAGTGTACAAACAGCGTACGGTGCAGTTCCGCTGGGTGCGCGGCCACAACGGCCACCCGGAAAATGAGCGTTGCGACCAACTCGCTGTACGCAGCGCCCTAAACGGCCCCCTGCTGATTGATGAAGGTTATGAAAGCTTATGTAGCTAA
- a CDS encoding acyltransferase family protein → MRALAALLIFIAHYPPVLSAPNPLLERAIDVVTAELHIGVSIFFTLSGYLLSRRYFSTLGRHNVGAFLWRRFARIYPLYFLLCSISFLRVYGRPGFPASNWWPEYLLNITLLKGFSQRWYLTGIPPAWSLVVEESFYLLLPVLVLLARRFSLKVWLAVPVILLASGLLLSLVLRDTGWMESYLFVLQATFFGRAGEFLIGAAFAQMSATRFPHATSLGLGGMLLALAALVGIHAGFNLSVSIHILPGLLVNNWVLPLATGLFLHGLAAHQSGLRTFLSSKPLLVAGYCSYAFYLLHLSFFSEFVLARLHRHAPSWPPTPVLFLLTMGASLGLYYLVEKPMRLWLLHLFPLSGR, encoded by the coding sequence ATGCGTGCCTTAGCAGCCTTATTAATCTTTATTGCTCATTATCCTCCTGTATTATCGGCCCCCAATCCGTTACTGGAACGAGCAATTGATGTAGTGACGGCAGAGCTGCACATTGGCGTATCTATATTTTTTACACTGAGTGGTTATCTGCTCAGCCGACGTTATTTCAGCACCTTAGGGCGCCACAACGTTGGGGCATTTCTGTGGCGGCGGTTCGCCCGCATCTATCCGCTATATTTTCTGCTGTGCTCCATCAGCTTTCTGCGGGTATATGGGCGGCCGGGCTTCCCTGCCTCCAACTGGTGGCCAGAGTACTTACTTAATATCACGCTGCTGAAAGGGTTTTCGCAGCGCTGGTATCTTACTGGCATCCCCCCTGCCTGGTCGCTGGTGGTGGAGGAAAGCTTTTACTTGCTGTTGCCTGTTCTGGTGCTGCTGGCTCGTCGTTTTTCGCTGAAAGTATGGCTTGCAGTGCCCGTAATTCTGCTGGCCAGTGGCCTCCTGTTAAGTCTGGTTCTACGAGATACAGGCTGGATGGAATCCTACTTATTTGTGCTGCAGGCCACTTTTTTCGGAAGGGCTGGTGAATTTCTGATTGGAGCTGCCTTCGCGCAGATGTCGGCCACTCGCTTCCCGCATGCCACTAGCCTGGGGCTGGGTGGAATGCTGCTGGCCCTCGCCGCCCTCGTCGGAATACATGCCGGGTTTAATCTGTCCGTCAGCATTCATATTCTGCCAGGCCTGCTCGTGAACAACTGGGTGCTGCCACTTGCAACGGGGCTCTTCCTGCACGGACTGGCAGCGCACCAAAGTGGCCTACGCACTTTTTTGAGTAGCAAGCCCCTGCTGGTTGCGGGCTACTGCTCTTATGCTTTTTATTTGCTTCACCTAAGCTTCTTCTCCGAGTTTGTGCTGGCCCGCTTGCATAGGCATGCACCGTCGTGGCCGCCAACACCTGTTCTATTCCTGCTGACGATGGGAGCCTCCCTAGGCCTCTATTACCTCGTGGAAAAACCCATGAGACTGTGGCTACTGCATCTGTTCCCTCTTTCCGGGCGCTGA
- the xerD gene encoding site-specific tyrosine recombinase XerD — MSTWSVAIKQFEGYLQLEKSLSGNSVEAYVRDIGKLRQYLELEKLPASPQQVTTRILRDFLTWLGGLGMSATSQARTLSGIKAFYNFLIMEDMLTLDPTDTLEAPKTGRKLPDTLSYPEIEQLLSAIDLSTPEGTRNRAILEVLYSSGLRVSELTELRLSNLYADQGFVRVTGKGNKERLVPIGRDALKHLGFYLQGIRAHLDIKPGNEDVVFLNKRGTKLSRITVFTVIKAAAELAGIRKSISPHTFRHSFATHLIEGGADLRAVQEMLGHESITTTEIYTHLDRDYLRQVITEFHPRS; from the coding sequence ATGTCTACCTGGTCCGTTGCCATCAAACAGTTTGAGGGATACCTCCAACTCGAAAAATCACTTTCCGGCAACTCCGTAGAGGCATACGTGCGCGATATTGGCAAGCTGCGGCAGTACCTGGAGCTGGAAAAGCTGCCGGCCTCACCGCAGCAGGTGACTACCCGCATTTTGCGCGACTTCCTGACGTGGCTGGGTGGCCTGGGTATGTCGGCTACCTCGCAGGCGCGCACGCTTTCCGGCATAAAGGCTTTCTATAACTTCCTGATTATGGAAGATATGCTGACGCTGGACCCCACCGACACGTTGGAAGCGCCCAAAACCGGCCGCAAGCTCCCCGATACGCTCAGCTACCCCGAAATAGAACAGCTCCTCAGCGCCATTGACCTAAGTACGCCCGAAGGCACCCGCAACCGCGCCATTCTGGAGGTGCTCTACAGCTCCGGGTTGCGCGTGAGCGAGCTGACGGAACTGCGCCTCTCCAACCTCTACGCCGACCAGGGTTTCGTGCGCGTGACGGGCAAGGGCAACAAGGAGCGCCTCGTGCCCATCGGCCGCGACGCGCTGAAGCACCTGGGCTTCTACCTGCAGGGCATCCGGGCCCACCTCGATATCAAGCCCGGCAACGAGGACGTAGTATTCCTGAACAAACGCGGCACCAAGCTTTCCCGCATCACGGTGTTTACGGTCATCAAAGCCGCTGCCGAGCTGGCCGGCATTCGAAAGAGCATTAGCCCCCACACTTTCCGGCACAGCTTTGCTACCCATCTCATTGAGGGCGGCGCCGACTTACGCGCCGTGCAGGAAATGCTGGGCCATGAGAGCATCACGACCACCGAAATCTACACCCACCTCGACAGGGACTACCTGCGCCAGGTTATCACGGAGTTCCATCCGCGCAGCTAG
- the aroQ gene encoding type II 3-dehydroquinate dehydratase: MQILLLNGPNLNLLGRREPGVYGTRSFEDFLPELKEAFPQFDLVYFQSNHEGELLDKLHEVGFTYHGIVFNAGGYTHTSVALADAIAAIGTPVVEVHLSNLHAREEFRQKSLIGKNCVGSISGFKLDSYRLALHYFDGLRPKRVGFKVS, encoded by the coding sequence ATGCAAATCCTGCTGCTCAACGGTCCTAACTTAAACCTTCTAGGCCGGCGCGAGCCCGGCGTTTACGGCACCCGCTCATTCGAGGACTTTTTGCCGGAGCTGAAGGAAGCTTTTCCGCAGTTTGATTTGGTTTATTTCCAGAGCAACCACGAGGGCGAACTCCTGGATAAGCTGCACGAAGTGGGCTTCACGTATCACGGCATCGTGTTCAATGCCGGCGGCTACACGCACACCAGCGTGGCCCTCGCCGATGCCATTGCCGCCATTGGCACGCCCGTGGTGGAAGTTCACCTGAGCAATCTGCACGCCCGCGAAGAATTCCGTCAGAAAAGCCTGATTGGCAAGAATTGTGTTGGCAGCATCAGCGGCTTCAAACTAGATAGCTACCGCCTGGCACTCCATTATTTCGACGGACTTCGGCCCAAACGCGTAGGCTTTAAGGTATCGTAG
- a CDS encoding FtsK/SpoIIIE family DNA translocase encodes MAKNTYKQQPSAAPGRTNEPRPTEARAPRNQSRPAPAPEPVREARRNEPKGAPAPKPPRKPIKLPSFQLGGLFGFVRDRRFQLFLGFFFLLSSIYLTIAFLSFLFTGHADQSVVETVSTTPVKEAGQETGNWLGLIGALFAQALIYKGFGIAAFAVVPIVFFLGYKIVFRRAGVSFSYVLSLSLFTMLWLSVLLGYVVLTIQSPDADPTLAHRLDFLCGGIGYETGLWLDSLIGWGTVLLLAFILISFVVFFFNVTTLNLNLRRSEEEDDDELATETSQNAFGRNGQNGNYAATTAAGVLDDEPEVEDENPLGITLKRVGPLAPKPVQPVMEEEEEEAYEPEPVRTGPVVAGGPAFPVAAPLAAASATVAAGGLGAAGAAVSTVTMPLTVAAAATAAPSAPAASGPSFSFETPAAEAAPAPPALVSSVPTPLSLSDLVDDGTPLPPPTPVVAAPAPSAALSGLSFEVEDTTSHELDPSAGPDMAVIAEEEEEAEVMPTGEYDPTLDLPRYQYPTLELLNDYGVAKAQVSKEELEANKDRIVETLGHYGINIASIKATIGPTVTLYEIVPDAGVRISKIKSLEDDIALSLAALGIRIIAPIPGKGTIGIEVPNTKKEMVSIRSVFNTDKFINTEMDLPIAFGRTITNEVFVVDLAKMPHLLMAGATGQGKSVGLNVILASLIYKRHPSQLKFVLVDPKKVELSIFNKIERHFLAKLPDTEEPIITDTKKVVNTLNSLCMEMDKRYDLLKDAGCRNLKEYNRKFVERRLNPKKGHRYMPFIVLVIDELADLMMTAGKEVETPIARLAQLARAIGIHLIVATQRPSVNVITGIIKANFPCRISFKVTSKIDSRTILDAGGADQLVGQGDMLISQGSDMIRVQCAFIDTPEVDRLCDFVGEQQGYPDAYHLPEVVGESGGGNGDLEDMDPGNRDAMFEEAARVIVTHQQGSTSLLQRRLKLGYNRAGRLIDQLEHAGIVGPFEGSKAREVLIPDEYSLEQLLNSLPK; translated from the coding sequence ATGGCTAAAAATACCTACAAGCAACAACCCAGCGCGGCCCCTGGCCGCACCAACGAGCCCCGGCCTACTGAAGCACGTGCTCCACGTAATCAGTCGCGGCCGGCGCCTGCTCCCGAGCCTGTGCGCGAAGCGCGCCGGAACGAGCCAAAAGGAGCTCCGGCCCCGAAACCGCCGCGCAAGCCTATTAAGCTCCCTAGCTTTCAGCTGGGCGGCCTGTTTGGCTTCGTGCGCGACCGGCGTTTTCAGCTTTTCCTAGGCTTCTTTTTCCTGCTTTCGTCTATCTATCTGACCATTGCGTTCCTGTCGTTCCTGTTTACGGGGCACGCCGATCAGAGCGTAGTGGAAACGGTGAGCACGACGCCCGTGAAGGAGGCAGGGCAGGAAACCGGCAATTGGCTAGGCCTCATCGGGGCCCTGTTTGCGCAGGCCCTGATTTATAAAGGCTTTGGTATTGCGGCGTTTGCCGTAGTGCCTATCGTCTTTTTCCTCGGCTACAAGATTGTATTCCGACGGGCCGGCGTATCGTTTAGCTATGTGCTGAGCCTGAGCTTGTTCACGATGCTGTGGCTGAGCGTGCTGCTGGGCTACGTGGTCCTGACCATCCAAAGTCCCGACGCCGACCCCACGCTGGCCCACCGCCTCGACTTCCTGTGCGGCGGCATCGGCTATGAAACGGGCCTGTGGCTGGATAGCCTCATTGGCTGGGGCACGGTGCTGCTGCTGGCGTTCATCCTGATTTCCTTCGTGGTATTCTTCTTCAATGTCACCACGCTCAACCTCAATCTGCGCCGTAGTGAGGAGGAAGATGACGACGAACTAGCTACCGAAACTTCCCAAAACGCGTTTGGCCGCAACGGCCAAAACGGCAACTATGCTGCTACTACTGCAGCCGGTGTGCTGGATGATGAGCCAGAAGTAGAAGACGAAAACCCGCTGGGAATCACGCTCAAGCGAGTAGGTCCTCTGGCGCCCAAGCCTGTTCAGCCAGTAATGGAAGAAGAGGAGGAGGAGGCCTACGAACCGGAGCCAGTACGCACCGGGCCAGTGGTCGCGGGCGGGCCCGCTTTCCCCGTGGCTGCTCCGCTGGCCGCGGCTTCCGCTACAGTTGCCGCAGGTGGCCTAGGCGCTGCTGGCGCAGCCGTTTCGACCGTAACTATGCCCCTGACGGTAGCTGCCGCGGCTACTGCTGCCCCCAGTGCTCCGGCAGCGTCAGGCCCCAGCTTCTCCTTCGAGACGCCAGCTGCCGAAGCTGCTCCTGCTCCACCAGCACTGGTTTCGAGCGTGCCCACGCCACTTTCTCTTTCTGATCTGGTGGATGACGGCACACCGCTGCCGCCGCCTACACCTGTGGTGGCCGCTCCGGCTCCTTCAGCCGCTTTATCGGGCCTGTCGTTTGAGGTGGAAGACACCACTTCTCATGAACTGGACCCCTCCGCCGGCCCCGACATGGCCGTAATTGCGGAAGAGGAGGAAGAAGCGGAAGTAATGCCCACCGGCGAATACGACCCAACCCTGGATTTGCCTCGTTATCAGTATCCAACGCTGGAGCTGCTCAACGATTATGGCGTAGCGAAAGCCCAGGTTTCCAAGGAAGAACTAGAGGCCAACAAAGACCGCATCGTCGAGACGCTAGGCCACTACGGTATCAATATCGCCAGCATCAAGGCCACCATTGGCCCCACGGTTACGCTCTATGAGATTGTGCCCGATGCCGGTGTCCGTATCTCCAAAATCAAGAGTCTGGAAGATGATATTGCTCTGAGCCTCGCGGCCTTGGGTATCCGTATTATCGCCCCAATTCCGGGTAAAGGCACCATTGGTATTGAGGTCCCAAACACCAAGAAGGAGATGGTAAGCATCCGCTCGGTGTTCAATACGGATAAGTTCATCAACACCGAAATGGACTTGCCCATTGCCTTCGGCCGTACTATTACCAATGAGGTATTTGTGGTCGATCTGGCCAAAATGCCTCACTTGCTGATGGCCGGTGCCACGGGCCAGGGTAAATCGGTGGGCCTGAACGTCATTCTGGCTTCCCTGATTTATAAGCGTCACCCGTCGCAGCTCAAGTTTGTGCTTGTTGACCCCAAAAAGGTAGAACTCAGCATCTTCAACAAGATTGAGCGCCACTTCCTGGCCAAGCTGCCCGATACCGAGGAGCCCATCATCACGGATACCAAGAAAGTAGTAAACACGCTTAACTCGCTCTGTATGGAGATGGATAAGCGCTACGATCTGCTGAAAGATGCCGGCTGCCGCAACCTGAAAGAGTACAACCGCAAGTTTGTGGAGCGCCGCCTCAACCCCAAGAAAGGCCACCGCTACATGCCCTTCATCGTGCTGGTAATTGACGAGCTCGCCGACCTCATGATGACCGCGGGCAAAGAGGTGGAAACGCCCATTGCACGTCTGGCTCAGCTGGCTCGCGCCATCGGTATTCACCTGATTGTAGCCACCCAGCGCCCCTCGGTAAACGTGATTACGGGTATTATCAAGGCCAACTTCCCCTGCCGCATCTCCTTTAAGGTGACCTCGAAAATTGACTCGCGCACGATTCTGGATGCGGGCGGTGCCGACCAGCTCGTAGGCCAGGGCGACATGCTTATTTCTCAGGGTTCCGACATGATTCGGGTGCAGTGTGCCTTCATCGATACGCCTGAGGTTGACCGCCTCTGCGACTTCGTAGGGGAGCAGCAGGGCTACCCCGATGCATATCATCTGCCGGAAGTGGTGGGCGAAAGCGGCGGCGGCAACGGCGACCTGGAAGACATGGACCCCGGCAACCGCGACGCTATGTTCGAGGAAGCCGCCCGCGTAATTGTCACCCATCAGCAGGGCAGCACTTCACTGTTGCAGCGCCGCCTGAAACTGGGGTACAACCGCGCCGGGCGCCTTATTGACCAGTTGGAACACGCCGGAATCGTTGGGCCGTTTGAGGGCAGCAAAGCCCGGGAAGTATTAATTCCGGACGAGTACAGTTTGGAACAGTTGTTGAATAGCCTGCCCAAATAG
- a CDS encoding DUF2851 family protein, producing MKEDFLHYVWQHQYFDKTNLQTEDGQAVTVLRPGFRHSDAGPDFPNARLQLGEVEWNGAVEIHLKASDWYRHQHQHDLKYDQVILHVVHTADEPVYRTDGSLVPVLALAARLPAGLLVAYEQLMEQTADKSVPCAPLLGQVPELLPTLMTGRALLERVEQKADVLAALYENLGQDWEATAWHALAAAYGFQKNSEPLSRLAKCLPLTILRRHRHDTRQLEALVFGQAGFLAEHEDTAHDLYVQSLQQEFSFLRHKYNLGGTGLAAHDWNFLRLRPANFPTVRLAQLVGLLHARPALFDALLTAADVPALEQFFAAPVPEYWRSHYRPGKPSKVPALGRGSMHVLITNVVVPLRVAYARHLGNPELVEAAVALLDHLPAEHNHVTDLYETLGFRHRSAADSQGLLALSKGYCTPRRCLHCSIGSRLVHPNGVAR from the coding sequence ATGAAAGAGGATTTTCTGCACTATGTCTGGCAGCATCAGTATTTCGATAAGACGAATCTCCAAACCGAAGACGGCCAAGCTGTAACCGTGCTGCGGCCGGGCTTCCGCCATTCTGATGCCGGCCCGGATTTTCCGAATGCCCGTCTGCAGCTTGGCGAGGTAGAGTGGAATGGGGCCGTAGAAATTCACCTGAAGGCCTCCGACTGGTACCGCCATCAGCACCAGCATGATTTAAAATACGACCAGGTGATTCTGCACGTAGTGCACACCGCCGACGAGCCCGTGTACCGTACAGACGGCTCCCTAGTGCCTGTGTTAGCGTTGGCGGCACGGCTGCCGGCGGGGCTGCTAGTGGCCTACGAACAGCTAATGGAGCAGACAGCGGATAAGTCAGTTCCCTGCGCCCCACTGCTAGGCCAGGTGCCCGAGTTGTTGCCTACCCTCATGACCGGGCGGGCGCTGCTGGAACGGGTAGAGCAAAAAGCCGATGTCCTGGCTGCGCTTTACGAAAACCTGGGACAGGATTGGGAGGCCACGGCCTGGCATGCCTTGGCCGCTGCGTATGGCTTCCAGAAAAACAGTGAGCCGCTAAGCCGGCTGGCGAAGTGTCTGCCGCTTACCATACTGCGTCGGCACCGCCATGACACCCGGCAATTGGAAGCCCTGGTATTTGGCCAAGCAGGATTTTTGGCCGAGCACGAGGATACGGCTCACGACCTCTATGTGCAAAGCCTGCAGCAGGAGTTCAGCTTCCTGCGCCATAAGTATAACCTGGGCGGTACTGGCCTAGCAGCGCACGACTGGAACTTCCTGCGGCTGCGACCCGCCAATTTCCCGACGGTGCGCTTAGCCCAGCTCGTAGGCCTCCTGCATGCGCGCCCGGCCCTCTTCGATGCCTTACTGACCGCCGCCGATGTGCCTGCGCTGGAGCAGTTCTTTGCGGCTCCCGTGCCCGAGTATTGGCGCAGCCATTATCGGCCTGGCAAGCCTAGCAAGGTGCCCGCCCTGGGGCGCGGTAGCATGCATGTGCTCATTACGAATGTGGTGGTGCCCTTGCGGGTGGCCTATGCCCGCCACCTGGGCAATCCGGAATTGGTGGAAGCTGCCGTAGCTTTGCTGGACCACCTGCCTGCTGAACATAACCACGTGACTGACCTCTACGAAACCCTTGGTTTTCGCCACCGCTCCGCCGCCGACTCGCAGGGGCTGCTGGCGCTGAGCAAGGGCTACTGCACGCCGCGCCGCTGCCTGCACTGCAGCATTGGGAGCCGCTTGGTGCATCCTAACGGGGTAGCCCGTTGA
- a CDS encoding LolA family protein: MKNYLALLALSVSVSTAASAQQDPKAGKILDQMSAKYQTMKAFKASFTQTLENDAAKVKENLSGDITVSGQKFRLKMSGQEVINNGQTMWTYMKAENEVNISDYDPEDQEISPSQIYTLYKKGYKYSYVQEAKEGGEAVDIIELSPEDRSNPVFKVRLKVSKADKSVKSWQMFKKNGNRYTYKISKFQPNVPVDATTFTFDKAKYKGVKVIDLR, translated from the coding sequence ATGAAAAATTATCTCGCTCTGCTCGCATTATCGGTTTCGGTCTCGACGGCTGCCTCGGCACAACAAGACCCGAAAGCTGGTAAGATTCTCGATCAGATGAGTGCCAAATACCAGACCATGAAGGCCTTCAAGGCTTCTTTCACGCAAACGCTGGAGAATGACGCTGCCAAGGTGAAGGAAAACCTGAGCGGCGACATCACGGTGAGCGGCCAGAAGTTCCGGCTGAAAATGAGCGGACAGGAGGTCATCAACAATGGCCAGACCATGTGGACATACATGAAGGCCGAGAACGAGGTGAACATCTCTGACTACGACCCCGAGGACCAGGAAATATCGCCTTCGCAGATTTATACGCTTTACAAGAAAGGCTATAAGTACTCCTACGTGCAGGAGGCTAAGGAAGGTGGCGAGGCCGTGGACATCATTGAGCTCTCGCCCGAAGACCGCTCGAATCCGGTTTTCAAGGTGCGTTTGAAGGTGAGCAAAGCCGATAAGTCGGTTAAAAGCTGGCAGATGTTCAAGAAAAACGGCAACCGCTACACCTACAAAATCAGCAAGTTCCAGCCCAATGTACCGGTTGATGCTACCACCTTCACCTTCGATAAGGCAAAATACAAAGGTGTAAAGGTGATTGACCTGCGCTAG
- a CDS encoding aminotransferase class V-fold PLP-dependent enzyme, with amino-acid sequence MYTFNPGPSQVYPMVRQYLQDAFDEGWLSAQHRGERFVQLMRQTIVEMKNKLNIPQDYTIFFMSSATECWEVLAQSLTPNKSLHLYNGAFGEKWFEYAKALRPASTGIKFGLDEVPDASKLTGLDETTDLVCITQNETSNATQLRDGVILNIYNRLPGNTLLAVDATSSLAGVQMKYIKADIWYASVQKCFGLPAGLSVMLLSPRAVERFRKINERSHYNSLTAQYEKMLNFQTTHTPNVLGIYLLSRTIHDRPHIKVTHQHLQDRATKLYDYFDQATQLKPLVQNPETRSTTVIGLQGPAPLIDEVKRRALAQGLQLGSGYGNWKPTTLRIANFPAIPDAAFEQLVQFFAKEFA; translated from the coding sequence ATGTATACATTCAATCCCGGCCCTTCGCAGGTGTACCCAATGGTGCGCCAATACCTTCAGGATGCGTTTGATGAAGGGTGGCTTTCGGCCCAGCACCGCGGCGAGCGGTTTGTGCAGCTCATGCGCCAGACCATCGTCGAGATGAAAAATAAGCTCAACATTCCGCAGGACTATACCATTTTCTTCATGAGCTCGGCCACCGAGTGCTGGGAGGTGCTGGCCCAAAGCCTCACGCCCAACAAGAGCCTGCACCTCTACAACGGGGCGTTTGGCGAAAAGTGGTTTGAGTATGCCAAGGCCCTGCGCCCCGCCAGCACAGGCATCAAGTTTGGCCTTGATGAAGTGCCTGACGCCAGCAAGCTCACTGGCCTAGACGAGACAACGGACCTGGTTTGCATCACGCAAAACGAAACCAGCAACGCTACACAGTTGCGCGATGGCGTGATTCTGAACATTTATAACCGCCTGCCCGGCAACACGCTGCTCGCGGTGGATGCTACTTCCTCCTTGGCCGGTGTGCAGATGAAGTACATCAAAGCCGACATCTGGTACGCCTCTGTGCAGAAGTGCTTCGGGTTGCCAGCGGGCCTCTCCGTGATGCTGCTTTCGCCGAGGGCCGTGGAGCGCTTCCGCAAAATCAATGAGCGCAGCCACTACAATTCGCTCACGGCGCAGTACGAGAAGATGCTCAATTTCCAGACCACGCACACGCCCAACGTGCTGGGAATTTATCTCTTGAGCCGCACCATCCACGACCGGCCGCACATCAAGGTGACGCACCAGCATTTGCAGGACCGCGCCACCAAGCTCTACGACTACTTCGACCAGGCCACGCAGCTCAAGCCGCTGGTCCAGAATCCCGAAACCCGCTCGACCACCGTAATAGGCCTACAAGGCCCTGCCCCGCTTATCGATGAGGTGAAGCGCCGGGCTCTTGCTCAGGGCCTGCAGCTCGGCAGCGGCTACGGCAATTGGAAACCCACCACGCTCCGCATTGCCAACTTCCCTGCTATTCCGGACGCCGCTTTCGAGCAGTTAGTCCAGTTCTTCGCCAAAGAATTCGCCTAA